One Neoarius graeffei isolate fNeoGra1 chromosome 9, fNeoGra1.pri, whole genome shotgun sequence genomic window, cattgtgtagttatgattgtctttaggcttgctatccttccacttgcaagtggtaagtgacgcgcatgcccgacatgcactgagatcacacacacagcggctcagtcccaaatcactgcttgtgcgctccactcgcgcgctctgtgagctgcgcagggccggagtgcgcaccctccagagggcactcgctgttcagggcggagtgatttggagcgcaggatgcctgcggagccgagcgtatccgtgtattggcgttgctgtgtgcacgcgaatcgtgtattggcgttgctgtgtgcacactaatcgttttaaaaacgttaatctgatgatccgctgatacggtctaatgtaaaccccaccttaatgtggataccctcaaatgaaagctgaaagtcataTATAGACCTAACTGTATTTAAGACATAACACATAATTTAAAGTTGTAGGTTGTAGATTATAAACGTAAGTTTGATAGGggaagagggttttttttgtgtccGTTGACAGCATGAAGGTAATACTATACAAACTGACTTCAGACAATTGGCGAGCTGGCCGTTTATTAAATACAGATGAAGAGATGGGCAGCACaggacctcacagctccagggtctggGATTTGATCCTGAGTTTTTGCAACTGTcaactgcgttctgcttgtggattAGCTAACTGAATTTTgcatgaaaatgtgtgtgtgtgtgtgtgtgtgtatacacatgccCTTGAGTATGTTCCTGTCTCAATCTCAGCATTGCCTGCCCTGGATCCTACACAACTACAGCACAGACCATATATCCTGTATAAAGCTTATAGACCCTAGTATGAACAACAGCTGCCCCACCTGTTGAGAGAATTGTGACTCGTAACCTTGACtgtaataagcatgtactgaaaatGAAGCAATTATCAATGTAGCTCATAAACTGGCAACTTTGTGTATAACTGACACATCAAATCAGCTCATAATGATCAGTATGAATTTGCATAGACTAATATAAACATATCAGTGGTTCAGCTCCACTTATTTTTATGATATAAATTGTGTAAATAAAATTCATTTTCAGATTGGGGCTTGGTTTAAAGGCTTTCTTTTTCATTCAATTTTATCAAGGCGATACGATTAGTTACACTTCTATATAGTGTCTTTTTACTGCCCAAGGACACAGTTCCCAGTAGAGAACAgtatgttataactttatctatgtgTGATATGAGGTATGACACTTTCTTTTTATAGCACAAGAAAAACAGCTGTCTCAACCTTTCTTTGACTTTGACAAATATCAATAGAATTAGTGCATCAATAATAACGTGACAGAAACCATGTTCCTTTTTCTTTCAAATGATTAATAATTATTAGCAATTAAGTCTTTATTGACATCAATATTTTATGTGTAAAGTTAATACAGTGTATAAAATTGCTTGCTGAGTTGTCTAGTCAAACTCTTTCTGTCTGCCTATCATTAGCTTTGTAACAAGGGCAATAACATCAGGATGCAGCAGGCAGTCCAGCACATCATTGGTGGATATTCGACCACATGTTGCACCAGCATTTCCATCATCATCTTCCTGCTCTGGTATACTGATTGCCTCTTCTTTTCCATGTATATCTGTATGCAGGGGCTTTGCTCTTTTCTGCGTGTAAAAGAGCGCATCATCTTTTGAAATGAAAGTCTCTTTGAGGTTTGTCACTGTGGATTTCTGAGACGTGTCTGCATGACAAGTGACAGGGATGAGGTGCGGTCCATAGGGCAATGAAAAAGAGGTGACGGGTTCAATGACATGGGCCTTCAAATGACCACCAGAATCCCGCTTCAAAGCTGAGGGACTGGGTTGTTCTGCACATCTGGCCTGGTCTTCAGTATGTAAGCCCCTTTTATTCATGTAAGCCTTCACTGCTAGATTCAAGTACTGCATGTTTTCATCATGTGTAGCGATCCCATCCTTTAACACAACACCAGAAACAGCATGAATGTGGTGAACGACAGATTGTCCAATTACAATCTTTACTACAACTTAAAATACGCTCAGTTTAACTTTTAACATGCACAAACAGGGCACAGGTTTGTGATTAGTGCAAGTGATGGTACAGTACACATAGCTGTGAATGGAATCTGCCAGGGTTTTTTTTGGTCTAAACCTGGGGCTAAGCCAATAGGCAGATTCCTCGCTTTCAGCCATGTGTACAGACTGATGGCAAGGCCATCACCAGTGAAAACATGATCTATCAAGACTGGAGCGTTCTCTTCATggtgatgaatgtgacacaaattGTTCCTTTTCATCTACATTACTCATTAAAATGTCAAGAAATCTATTTAATTTAAACTTTCTTGGGTATATATTCTCAATGTCACATGATTGTCAATGGTAAACTCATGTGGTGGGGTACCTCAGTAGGATTGAGCCAGTTGTCTTTGTTATCTACACTTGGTTTAGTCTTTAGCGCACAGATAATGGTCTTGCTCAGAGCTTCTCCTATTCGGGTTTCATCATCCACCTCCTGCATTGAAACATGAGTGTCACTAAGAGGGAATCTTGGAAGTGGTCATGAACATTACttactattgctgggtttcatgtgacatcacatccaccttattagttattcaaaactttagctggtggtctaccaaaactcagttgacaaagcatttgtacagagaaggtgcattgcttgcatgaaaaatgccttacacttgtgttgtttgaattgatcaaaccgtgaaactgataaaagtttcttcagggtcccccgtgaactaataaaaaagggtgaacgaacacaggatttcacaaaaagacgttgagaaaggtggcttttgaacctctcactgaaattgaaggaagccgagtcgaagcatgctcgagtttgcagtgatcacttaatgaaaggtttgtatatccctctcagctatgtccttagtgttttcctagtacttttcttgctacgtgttgttattttacggcacttttttttagtcacgaagcgctaaagtccccagctgtttctttgtttactcctcattcCTCACAAAATCCATATGCGTGACGGTCACGACAAAATCCttgcccagccatacagttacaatgtgacgtgatcacttctccaccttgtttaactaagatccaggtctttaaaggggtttctgatgatctttttgaatgatttacctgagagataagagccaacacaagtgaaaatcgagcaaactgttgtttgtttatacttcaacttgcagtgcttcgttgtaaaaacacaaacaaaaagcttaaaaaaaattatatatatgaatgagagagttacacgggcaaaaacaatacaggattcattcgacaGCGACTtggtaccgaggtcctttacccagccacatacaaaaaagttgtaagcctccatactctcccacgctttcatctgttttgcggtgtagaaggacgtctgcaacaccagatagttcgagatgtcgaagAACTCGACTGAagagtagttttcgagatcatatgacaaatccttctttcccagactgtaggggtcgattccattgcacatagcaatcttctgaatatatctaaagcgagcagtggcttctagattacgagcatactttgataagttattgctagttgtctgcactacggcagccattttggtttgctagaccaccagctgttttaccggaagtgaaatggctttaaaaaagtcacgtgactgaaacccaagaattctaAAGCtctgatgcagaaaacacctgtaTAGCAGCAGACAGTAAACTGCGTGCATACATTAGTAGAGAATTAATGCACTGCTCATTTGCAGGAGTGTGTTCACACTTACTCAAATCCACCATTCATTAGCAAAATGCAAACAGCACAATGGCATCAATCACAGTGATGCTGCACATGATCCAGGAAGGGGCTAAGCCTTTAGCTATGCCATGATAATAAGCTATGATGTGAATTTCAAATCCTTCAAATACAACTTTTGTGCCCTACCATCCTTATATAACAGGTATAAAATGGTATAACGTTACCACAGATGGAACGACACCTTACCATCTCAATCCATGAGTTGACACTGACAGTTACTGGGTCTACTGATTCCACATAGTGCCACCAGTGTCTTGGGACAAAAAGAACCTAATGGAAAGACAATATTCACAAAATGAGCCCATTCATTGCCAAAAAATTTTATTTTAGTAACTTAGATGGCTACTGCCATGCAGTTTCTCCAAGGAACACAGTTGGAGATTTGTAGAAGATGGTGGCATTTCATCAGCAATTAATTACAATGAGCagtttaaatatataaaaagaaaataattgtggggcggcacggtggtgcagttggttagagctgtcacctcacagcaagaaggtcctgggttcgagcccagcggccgacgggggcctttttgtgtggagtttgcatgttctcgctgtgtctgtgtggatttcctccaaagacatgcaggttaggctaattggtggctctaaattgactgtaggaattgttgtttgtctctgtgattgccctgtgataacctggtgacttgtccagggtgtaccctgcatctcacccatagtcagctgggataggctccagcttgcctgcgaccctgtagaacaggataagcagctacagataatggatggatggtggcaTTTCATCAAgtctacactatatggccaaacatAGGCAGATACCCAACCATTACACATATATGAGATTGttaaacatcccattccagatgtagtgtcccctttgctgttataataacctccattattcagattttggagtgtggctgtggggatttgcccattcaacCAGTAAGATCATTAGTGAAATCACACACTAGTGTTGGGTGAGAAGGCTTGGTGTGCAGACAGCATTCCAGCTCATCCCAAAGGAGGGTAGGCCTCTGTGCAGGACCCTCAAGTTTCACACCAACCTTAGCAAACCATGTattcatggacctcactttgtgcacaggggcactgtcatgctggaacaggtttgggcaaattgtaatgctacagcatacaaaggcattttaaacaattttgtgcttccaactttgtggagaacaaccacatccatccatccatccatccatccatccatccatccatcatctgtagccgcttatcctgttctacagggtcgcagacaagctggagcctatcccagctgactacaggtgagaggcggggtacaccctggacaagttgccagattatcgcagggctgacacagagacaaacaaccattcacactcacattcacacctatggtcaatttagagctaccagttaaccgaacctgcatgtctttggactgtgggggaaaccggagcacccagaggaaacccacgccaacacagggagaacatgcaaactccacacagaaaggcccttgccggcaactgggctcgaagccaggaccttcttgctgtgaggcgacagtgctaaccactacaccaccgtgctgccccgaacGACCACATATGAGTGTGAATATAAAGTGCCACCTACATGACAACATACTAAGTAGGAGATGTGCCAGTGCTACATAACCATAAGTGCCTGGAGTTCACTAGACTACTGGAACTTTGTAACTGCCATAAAAAGCAGGATGGTTTTATGGAGTTGTTTGgatcttccagcaagataatgaGCCAAAACAAATGTGCAAATTCATATAAAAATGGTTCAGCGAAGACAGAATCAAGCTTTTGGTATGGTCATCCTAGTCCCTGTGACCTAAACCCCACTGAAAAATTgcagggtgagctgaagaggagagttcaAAAGACAGGACTCTGGAGTACCTGAAGAGGACTGTTCTCAGATTCAATGCTCTGTATCTTCCAATCACACCAAGCATTATTGGACAACACTTAATGCACTGTCAGAGAGAGGTTGCTCAAAGTACTAAAAGCAGTGGGAAAAGAGTTGGtacatgtttattttttaaattagaataaaaataatttaatctaATCCTCAATTAAAATTGTGTTTCTTTCATAGTTTCAGTGCAAATATCGAGCCACAAAGATTTTCATAACTTTTTAACTCCCCCtatcaagggtgccaataattatgcagCTGACTGTATCCTAGAAAGAAGTACAATTGTCAATAAAGCTTGTAAATGATTTAATGTGTAC contains:
- the LOC132891777 gene encoding HSPB1-associated protein 1 homolog isoform X4 — its product is MATKPFRPEEARRIMRFLHRPAVFLNMTDNWPARDWTLEHLVVHLEEQSVCFRIGKRCNQKSPLFETECSYVEATLAQFLCWTRGSDAASEGPFADYPLSEYWAYADYKYIALLFQDKATMFKDVVWSDFGYPGRDGRESTLWVGTNGANTPCHLDSYGCNLVFQIQGRKRWHLFPPDDTECMYPTRIPYEESSVFSQVNIIHPDMRQFPAFRRARAHCVTLEPGQVLFVPRHWWHYVESVDPVTVSVNSWIEMEVDDETRIGEALSKTIICALKTKPSVDNKDNWLNPTEDGIATHDENMQYLNLAVKAYMNKRGLHTEDQARCAEQPSPSALKRDSGGHLKAHVIEPVTSFSLPYGPHLIPVTCHADTSQKSTVTNLKETFISKDDALFYTQKRAKPLHTDIHGKEEAISIPEQEDDDGNAGATCGRISTNDVLDCLLHPDVIALVTKLMIGRQKEFD